The following are encoded in a window of Astyanax mexicanus isolate ESR-SI-001 chromosome 6, AstMex3_surface, whole genome shotgun sequence genomic DNA:
- the rorc gene encoding nuclear receptor ROR-alpha B isoform X2, translating to MMRAQIEVIPCKICGDKSSGVHYGVITCEGCKGFFRRSQSSSVQYSCSRQSNCPIDRASRNRCQSCRLKKCVAQGMSRDAVKFGRMSKRQRDSLFAEVERHRQQQQRLQTSQTEPPPLPAYRHSKEPRGRSPHLIQPLGPAYSFSLDQELPSCQPEMHGYLDCAAGEVQAAALACRSVQRTGNSSCFSAGRGFDSRRSTPEAILSMPGSEMGLRPFDLESSFCPYPTSMHIEELCASIVRSHRETSQYHVEEVQALRWKIFSREEIHAYQSKSVDEMWQLCAVRLTDAVQYVVEFAKRIPGFRQLGQNDQIALLKSGSMEVVLVRMSRMFNTENSTVFFDGKFAGSELFKSLACGDFIAAVFDFAHSICALRLTEQQVALFSALVLINADRPCLEDRDRVLRVRKDMELALSLILHRDNQESLQHKLYQKITALKSLCALHIEKLRWFRQLYPLTVHSLFPPLYKELFGSDTDIQAMVTL from the exons ctcaGATTGAGGTGATCCCCTGTAAAATCTGTGGAGATAAATCATCAGGTGTTCATTATGGAGTCATAACTTGCGAGGGCTGCAAG GGATTTTTCCGGCGGAGTCAGTCCTCTAGTGTGCAGTATTCTTGTTCTAGGCAGAGTAACTGCCCAATCGACCGCGCCAGCAGGAACCGCTGCCAGAGCTGCCGCCTCAAGAAATGTGTTGCCCAGGGAATGAGTCGGGAtg CGGTGAAGTTCGGCCGCATGTCCAAGCGTCAGAGAGACTCCTTGTTTGCGGAGGTGGAGAGGcaccggcagcagcagcagcgtctcCAGACCAGCCAGACAGAGCCCCCACCTCTACCAGCGTACCGGCACAGCAAAGAGCCAAGAGGCCGCTCACCTCATCTAATTCAGCCACTGGGTCCAGCCTACTCCTTTTCCCTGGACCAGGAGCTCCCCAGCTGCCAGCCAGAAATGCACGGCTACCTGGACTGTGCTGCAGGCGAGGTCCAGGCTGCAGCGCTGGCCTGCAGGAGTGTCCAGAGGACAGGAAACAGCAGCTGCTTTTCAGCAGGGCGAG GCTTTGACTCCAGGAGATCCACTCCAGAGGCCATCCTGAGCATGCCTGGGAGTGAAATGGGGTTACGACCTTTTGACCTTGAAAGCTCTTTCTGTCCCTACCCTACCTCAATGCACATAG aggagcTGTGTGCAAGTATTGTGCGCTCTCACAGGGAGACGAGTCAGTATCATGTTGAAGAGGTACAGGCTCTCAGATGGAAGATCTTCAGCAGAGAGGAGATTCATGCTTATCAGAGCAAG TCTGTGGATGAGATGTGGCAGCTGTGTGCAGTGAGGCTGACAGATGCAGTGCAGTATGTGGTAGAGTTTGCAAAGCGAATCCCGGGGTTCCGTCAGCTCGGTCAGAATGATCAAATCGCACTCCTCAAGAGTG gTTCGATGGAGGTGGTTCTGGTCCGCATGAGTCGAATGTTCAACACTGAGAACAGCACAGTTTTCTTTGATGGCAAGTTTGCAGGATCTGAGCTGTTCAAATCTCTTG CCTGTGGTGATTTCATCGCAGCCGTGTTTGACTTTGCTCACAGTATTTGTGCTCTGAGGCTGACTGagcagcaggtggcgctgtttAGTGCTCTTGTGCTCATAAATGCAG ATCGCCCATGTCTAGAGGACAGAGACAGAGTGCTAAGAGTGAGAAAAGACATGGAACTGGCATTAAGTCTCATCCTACATAGAGATAACCAGGAGAGTCTACAGCACAag ctgtatCAGAAGATTACAGCACTGAAGAGCCTGTGTGCGCTGCATATTGAGAAGCTACGCTGGTTCCGGCAGCTCTACCCGCTCACAGTGCACTCCCTGTTTCCTCCTCTCTACAAGGAGCTGTTTGGCTCAGACACAGACATACAGGCAATGGTGACTCTATAG
- the rorc gene encoding nuclear receptor ROR-alpha B isoform X1: MENEDPESPEESLSHTEGPRGNQLPKKTHLTQIEVIPCKICGDKSSGVHYGVITCEGCKGFFRRSQSSSVQYSCSRQSNCPIDRASRNRCQSCRLKKCVAQGMSRDAVKFGRMSKRQRDSLFAEVERHRQQQQRLQTSQTEPPPLPAYRHSKEPRGRSPHLIQPLGPAYSFSLDQELPSCQPEMHGYLDCAAGEVQAAALACRSVQRTGNSSCFSAGRGFDSRRSTPEAILSMPGSEMGLRPFDLESSFCPYPTSMHIEELCASIVRSHRETSQYHVEEVQALRWKIFSREEIHAYQSKSVDEMWQLCAVRLTDAVQYVVEFAKRIPGFRQLGQNDQIALLKSGSMEVVLVRMSRMFNTENSTVFFDGKFAGSELFKSLACGDFIAAVFDFAHSICALRLTEQQVALFSALVLINADRPCLEDRDRVLRVRKDMELALSLILHRDNQESLQHKLYQKITALKSLCALHIEKLRWFRQLYPLTVHSLFPPLYKELFGSDTDIQAMVTL; this comes from the exons ctcaGATTGAGGTGATCCCCTGTAAAATCTGTGGAGATAAATCATCAGGTGTTCATTATGGAGTCATAACTTGCGAGGGCTGCAAG GGATTTTTCCGGCGGAGTCAGTCCTCTAGTGTGCAGTATTCTTGTTCTAGGCAGAGTAACTGCCCAATCGACCGCGCCAGCAGGAACCGCTGCCAGAGCTGCCGCCTCAAGAAATGTGTTGCCCAGGGAATGAGTCGGGAtg CGGTGAAGTTCGGCCGCATGTCCAAGCGTCAGAGAGACTCCTTGTTTGCGGAGGTGGAGAGGcaccggcagcagcagcagcgtctcCAGACCAGCCAGACAGAGCCCCCACCTCTACCAGCGTACCGGCACAGCAAAGAGCCAAGAGGCCGCTCACCTCATCTAATTCAGCCACTGGGTCCAGCCTACTCCTTTTCCCTGGACCAGGAGCTCCCCAGCTGCCAGCCAGAAATGCACGGCTACCTGGACTGTGCTGCAGGCGAGGTCCAGGCTGCAGCGCTGGCCTGCAGGAGTGTCCAGAGGACAGGAAACAGCAGCTGCTTTTCAGCAGGGCGAG GCTTTGACTCCAGGAGATCCACTCCAGAGGCCATCCTGAGCATGCCTGGGAGTGAAATGGGGTTACGACCTTTTGACCTTGAAAGCTCTTTCTGTCCCTACCCTACCTCAATGCACATAG aggagcTGTGTGCAAGTATTGTGCGCTCTCACAGGGAGACGAGTCAGTATCATGTTGAAGAGGTACAGGCTCTCAGATGGAAGATCTTCAGCAGAGAGGAGATTCATGCTTATCAGAGCAAG TCTGTGGATGAGATGTGGCAGCTGTGTGCAGTGAGGCTGACAGATGCAGTGCAGTATGTGGTAGAGTTTGCAAAGCGAATCCCGGGGTTCCGTCAGCTCGGTCAGAATGATCAAATCGCACTCCTCAAGAGTG gTTCGATGGAGGTGGTTCTGGTCCGCATGAGTCGAATGTTCAACACTGAGAACAGCACAGTTTTCTTTGATGGCAAGTTTGCAGGATCTGAGCTGTTCAAATCTCTTG CCTGTGGTGATTTCATCGCAGCCGTGTTTGACTTTGCTCACAGTATTTGTGCTCTGAGGCTGACTGagcagcaggtggcgctgtttAGTGCTCTTGTGCTCATAAATGCAG ATCGCCCATGTCTAGAGGACAGAGACAGAGTGCTAAGAGTGAGAAAAGACATGGAACTGGCATTAAGTCTCATCCTACATAGAGATAACCAGGAGAGTCTACAGCACAag ctgtatCAGAAGATTACAGCACTGAAGAGCCTGTGTGCGCTGCATATTGAGAAGCTACGCTGGTTCCGGCAGCTCTACCCGCTCACAGTGCACTCCCTGTTTCCTCCTCTCTACAAGGAGCTGTTTGGCTCAGACACAGACATACAGGCAATGGTGACTCTATAG